One Setaria italica strain Yugu1 chromosome I, Setaria_italica_v2.0, whole genome shotgun sequence DNA window includes the following coding sequences:
- the LOC101767093 gene encoding ADP-ribosylation factor GTPase-activating protein AGD12: MSTANRYQHIKSTKPVIGKARKLKDLMIKSDNRICADCGAPDPKWASANIGVFLCLKCGDVHRALGPDISKVLSVTLDDWADSDIDSMLEVGGNSYANSIYEAFLPKDHPKPKPDSTMEYRTKFIRAKYETQDFLKPSLRISSRSSFKSTTSTKSVDSSFSSSSRKDFSEDTREFVGELNITVVKGTNLAVRDMLTSDPYVVLSLGAQKAQTTVKTSDLNPVWNEVLKISVPRNYGPLKLEVYDHDTFSADDIMGEAEIDLQPMITAAMAFGDTSRLGDMQIGRWFMTKDNALLKDSTVNVVSGKVKQEVHLKLQNVESGELELELEWVPI, encoded by the exons ATGAGTACTGCTAATCGCTATCAACACATCAAGTCAACCAAGCCTGTTATAG GCAAAGCAAGAAAATTGAAGGATCTCATGATAAAAAGTGACAATAGGATATGTGCTGATTGTGGCGCACCTGATCCCAAATGGGC GTCTGCTAATATTGGAGTATTTCTTTGCTTAAAGTGTGGAGATGTTCATAGGGCACTTGGACCTGACATTTCAAAG GTTTTATCTGTAACTTTGGATGATTGGGCCGATAGTGATATTGACTCCATGCTTGAGGTTGGTGGAAACTCGTACGCAAATTCAATTTACGAGGCTTTTCTTCCAAAAGATCACCCAAAACCTAAACCAGATTCGACAATGGAGTATAGAACAAAATTTATAAG AGCTAAGTATGAGACGCAAGATTTTTTGAAGCCAAGTTTGCGCATTTCTTCAAGATCATCTTTTAAATCTACCACTTCTACAAAGAGTGTGGATAGCAGTTTCTCTAGCAGTTCTAGGAAGGATTTCTCT GAAGATACCAGAGAATTTGTTGGAGAGCTGAACATTACAGTGGTGAAAGGTACTAACTTGGCTGTCAGAGATATGCTAACAAGTGATCCATATGTTGTTTTATCACTCGGAGCGCAG AAAGCTCAAACGACGGTTAAAACGAGTGATCTGAATCCAGTATGGAATGAGGTGCTTAAGATATCTGTACCTCGAAATTATGGTCCTCTAAAACTA GAAGTGTATGACCATGATACGTTCTCTGCCGATGATATCATGGGTGAAGCAGAGATAGATCTCCAGCCAATGATCACAGCTGCCATGGCCTTTGGAGATACTTCACGCCTTGGCGACATGCAGATTGGAAGGTGGTTCATGACCAAAGACAACGCCCTGTTGAAAGATAGCACTGTCAATGTTGTGTCGGGCAAGGTGAAACAGGAGGTGCACCTAAAGCTGCAGAACGTAGAATCAGGTGAGTTGGAGTTAGAGCTGGAATGGGTCCCGATCTAG